A genomic window from Sporosarcina sp. Marseille-Q4063 includes:
- a CDS encoding CoA-acylating methylmalonate-semialdehyde dehydrogenase: protein MSVTAIEKKTLSNFINGQWVKSTTDKYEEVPNPATGEILAEVPISTQEDLEQAVQAAKKAFASWKKVAVPQRSRILFKYQQLLTENWEELAKLITIENGKNYNEAYGEVLRGIECVEFAAGTPTLMMGQQLPDIATNIESGMYRYPIGVIGGITPFNFPMMVPCWMFPLAIASGNTFILKPSERTPLLANRLAELLKEAGLPDGVFNIVHGAHDVVNGILSHPDIPAVSFVGSQPVAEYVYKTGTSNGKRVQALAGAKNHTIVMPDADMDLTVTNIINAAFGSAGERCMACAVVVAVGDVADELVERLVDESNKMTIGNGLEDGIFLGPVIRDSHKDKTLSYIESGIEEGAKLLRDGRGDESTSEGGYFVGPTIFDNVTTEMKIWKEEIFAPVLSVVRVETLEEAIELANESEFANGACLFTDSAKAIRQFREEIDAGMLGVNLGVPAPMAFFPFSGYKKSFYGDLHANGRDGIEFYTRKKMLTARH, encoded by the coding sequence GGGTAAAATCGACAACAGATAAATATGAAGAGGTGCCAAACCCGGCTACTGGCGAAATATTGGCGGAAGTACCAATTTCAACGCAAGAAGATTTGGAGCAGGCGGTTCAAGCGGCGAAAAAAGCATTCGCTTCATGGAAAAAAGTTGCGGTTCCTCAGCGCTCTCGAATTTTATTCAAGTATCAGCAATTGTTAACTGAAAACTGGGAAGAGCTTGCGAAGCTGATTACAATCGAAAACGGAAAAAATTATAACGAAGCGTATGGCGAAGTGCTTCGCGGCATTGAGTGTGTCGAGTTTGCAGCTGGCACGCCGACACTGATGATGGGGCAACAGCTTCCGGATATCGCAACGAATATTGAATCAGGTATGTATCGTTATCCAATTGGAGTAATTGGAGGGATTACGCCTTTTAACTTCCCGATGATGGTGCCTTGCTGGATGTTCCCGCTTGCAATCGCTAGCGGAAATACGTTCATTCTAAAACCGTCGGAAAGAACGCCACTTTTAGCTAATCGACTAGCAGAGCTTCTTAAAGAAGCGGGTCTTCCAGATGGGGTTTTCAATATTGTACACGGTGCACATGACGTCGTGAACGGCATTCTTAGCCACCCGGATATTCCAGCGGTGTCGTTTGTTGGATCACAGCCGGTCGCGGAGTACGTTTATAAAACGGGTACTTCTAACGGCAAAAGAGTTCAAGCGTTAGCGGGCGCTAAAAACCATACAATTGTTATGCCAGACGCAGATATGGACTTGACGGTCACAAACATTATTAATGCAGCATTTGGCTCAGCGGGAGAAAGGTGTATGGCGTGTGCAGTTGTCGTCGCGGTTGGAGATGTTGCAGATGAACTGGTTGAAAGACTGGTAGATGAGTCGAATAAAATGACAATTGGAAACGGATTGGAAGATGGAATCTTCCTTGGACCGGTTATCAGAGATTCACATAAAGACAAAACGCTCAGTTATATCGAATCAGGTATTGAAGAAGGTGCCAAGCTTCTGCGCGATGGGCGAGGTGATGAATCGACTTCTGAAGGTGGATATTTTGTGGGTCCGACAATCTTCGACAATGTGACAACGGAAATGAAAATTTGGAAAGAAGAAATTTTCGCGCCAGTTCTTTCTGTAGTCAGAGTTGAGACTTTAGAAGAAGCTATCGAACTCGCGAATGAGTCTGAATTTGCGAATGGGGCATGTTTATTTACAGATAGTGCAAAAGCTATTCGCCAATTTAGAGAAGAAATTGATGCAGGGATGTTAGGCGTAAATCTCGGGGTTCCAGCACCGATGGCATTCTTCCCGTTCTCTGGTTACAAAAAATCATTCTATGGTGATCTGCATGCAAACGGGCGCGATGGCATTGAATTTTACACAAGAAAGAAAATGTTGACAGCACGTCACTAA
- a CDS encoding aspartate aminotransferase family protein, which translates to MTTVKGETKSLVEKDRENVWHHISAYNEKNPPMVWESGEGAWITDHEGNRYLDGMAGLWAVNVGYGREELAKVAYDQMLKMAYAPMTQSHEPAIKLAEKLNEMLGDDYKIIYSNSGSDANEVAFKIARQYHQQNGDPSRYKFISRYRAYHGSSMGALAATGQALRKYKYEPLAPGFLHVAPPDNYRRPKGQSVEEYNIQRAQEFEEKIIWEQKETIAGIIMEPLITGGGVLIPHPVYLEKVQEICDRHGVLLIIDEVICGFGRTGKAFGHQHFKLKPDIITMAKGLTSAYLPLSVTAVRKDIYEKFDTGEENSHLRHINTFGGNPAACALALKNIEIMETENLFERSAELGERLQKELANLKDHPFVGDIRGLGFLLGIELVEDKETREPATNERVAKIIGDCKANGLIVGRNGDTVAGFNNIVALSPPLSCTDEDFDFIITVLKKVFAENQ; encoded by the coding sequence ATGACGACAGTTAAAGGTGAAACAAAATCCTTAGTTGAAAAAGATCGGGAAAACGTTTGGCATCATATTTCCGCCTACAATGAAAAGAATCCGCCAATGGTTTGGGAAAGTGGGGAAGGGGCTTGGATTACGGATCATGAAGGCAACCGTTACCTTGACGGGATGGCTGGACTTTGGGCTGTTAACGTCGGGTATGGTCGTGAGGAATTAGCAAAAGTCGCATACGATCAAATGTTAAAGATGGCGTATGCGCCGATGACACAAAGCCATGAACCGGCCATTAAACTGGCTGAAAAGTTAAATGAAATGCTTGGCGACGATTACAAAATCATTTATTCGAACAGTGGATCGGATGCCAATGAGGTAGCATTCAAGATTGCGCGTCAATACCACCAGCAAAATGGAGATCCATCCCGCTATAAGTTCATTTCACGGTACCGGGCTTACCACGGAAGTTCGATGGGCGCATTAGCGGCAACAGGTCAAGCGCTGCGTAAATACAAATACGAACCGCTTGCACCTGGATTCCTGCACGTCGCTCCGCCGGATAATTACCGTCGTCCAAAGGGGCAATCAGTTGAAGAGTATAATATTCAACGTGCGCAAGAGTTTGAAGAGAAAATTATCTGGGAGCAAAAAGAAACGATTGCGGGAATCATTATGGAGCCGCTTATTACGGGGGGCGGCGTACTAATCCCGCATCCGGTTTACCTTGAAAAAGTACAAGAAATATGCGACCGACACGGCGTGTTGCTCATAATTGACGAAGTCATTTGTGGTTTCGGACGGACTGGAAAGGCATTTGGACATCAACATTTTAAACTGAAGCCGGATATCATTACCATGGCTAAAGGACTCACGAGCGCTTACTTGCCTTTGTCCGTCACGGCTGTTCGAAAAGATATTTACGAAAAGTTTGATACAGGCGAGGAAAATAGTCATCTTCGTCACATAAATACATTTGGCGGGAACCCGGCGGCTTGTGCCTTGGCATTAAAGAATATCGAAATTATGGAAACCGAAAACCTTTTTGAACGTTCGGCTGAACTTGGCGAACGACTCCAAAAAGAATTGGCTAACTTGAAAGATCATCCGTTTGTAGGCGATATCCGAGGACTAGGTTTCCTATTAGGGATTGAACTTGTTGAAGATAAAGAAACGAGGGAGCCAGCGACGAACGAGCGTGTTGCAAAAATTATCGGGGATTGTAAGGCGAATGGGCTTATCGTTGGAAGAAACGGTGATACCGTTGCCGGATTCAACAATATCGTTGCGCTTAGCCCGCCGCTGTCCTGTACGGATGAGGATTTTGACTTTATTATTACAGTGTTGAAAAAGGTGTTTGCAGAAAATCAATAA